A window of Pyrus communis chromosome 3, drPyrComm1.1, whole genome shotgun sequence genomic DNA:
AACAAGGGCTTAATATAAGTTACAAGTGCTTTCTAGGAAGTGTTTCTGCATGAACAAGCTAGGTGTTTTTACGGAAATAGATTGTCAGAAGTGCTTTTGGTTATCTGAAAACGGTTGCTTAATATTCAGCTAGATTATACAACTAACAATAGCTTAATATTTTAGTCCAATTTACCCCAAATGAATCACAATCCAACAATTCAAACCACTGAATTTTCCCAAAAATATCATATCCAATCCGAGTCCCGACCTATTgatttaaaattgaaattacccaaaattgaaaataaaattactcaGAGGAAGACAAGCTCACCAGGAACTGGGGGAGAGGTGAGGCTCATGGGCGTCGAGCTTCCTCGGATTCGtcgggaggaggaggaggaggagaatcGTCGTGGCGGCCGACGGAGGGCAGAGGATTACCGCCCTTGATGAACCAACCGAGGGCGAAAAAGGAAGCTCCAGCGAGAATGGCGGTGCCCCAGGCGTGAGAGTACCATTTGCTGTACTGCCTAATGGCGAACTTCCACTGCTCCCGAAGCGTCGCCGCGTCTGGGATTTGAGGGTCGGGCGGGTTCGGGAAGCGGACCTTTTCGCCTGAGAAACTCCTGCTGGGTTTGCTAGTATGGGCGGTGTTGTTAATCTCGGAAGGAGGAACGTTTTGAGGTGTATCGGGTTTGGGTTCAGTCATGGCTCTGCTGAGTCGGTGCCTCCGGTTTTGATTGTGTTTCTGGCTTCGCTCAAGAGGGAGGAGTATGCCTATATTCCGTCGTTTTGCCACCTGTCCAATTGAACAGGTGGCTCACTCTCGCATCTGATGAACTAGGTTGGACCGGTTAACCAATATCGACAAGAATAAGCtcgtttaaaagtgtttttaaaataattaaagtaaaaattcaattgaatttgaaaaaaacactttaaaaagcTTCTTGCAAAACACATTAATGCTTTATGCAAAAAACACACATTTGgtattttttcaaaaacacttaaaatgtttttaaaacaaaaacacttccaattttcttttaaaacatCTCCAAACAAACCGTATATCAACTACATAAGATTAATAACATTAATATTATCAAAACGTGACAAGTAATTGCAAAAATGACGTCATACTGCGAGGCGAGCAACTGCCAAGCTACTCTTTTGACAAGATGAATATTTTTTGTAAATCTACAAATAAGAgcaaggaaaactaacgaaaataatttgaaatttttgagttttaacaaaaattacaaaaaagtgttgtaagtgaatattagggctggaaaaaaatcccaaaaatcccaaaccaaaccgaaaaaatcccgatcccaaaccaaaaaaatcccaaaccaaaattcccgaaaatttcggtatgtcatcccgaaccaaaccgaaattttcggtatgggattcgggattacatctccattttttcggtattcccataccgaatagaaataaatattatatatatatattattttttaattataagagaattattttttaattaatggtattggtagccactagtgtgattaatctttgtctcaactaaataactaatgtttgtttgttcaatttgtttgtttctatattccagttgtctcaactaatgtgattaatctttggatattagtttcctgcatacctagccactagtgtgattaatctttggatattagtttcctgcatacctagccactagtgtgattaatatgtggatattagtttcctgcatacctaggcaaatcaaggaaacaaaggagcaaagaccattatgcatgcatgaacatatcagtatacatatattgtatatatatacacggacaaggtgggtacagggcatgcaattagttgagctcaaatttttttcttttgttttcgagtacacaatatagttgttctttcagacatgggcgccgccaaaattttcatttaattacaactatgtggaggaggaatcaaagttggaatgtggggtgagatggcattagcccaaaaactttgtgcacaaatgggtagtgggtagattgaaacttaattttagcccaaaaacataatatgtcaaattttagtccaaaagcccaaaaacatttcgggattcccgatttgtcccgaaatcccgaaattatttcgggattcccgaaaattgggtttgggattggtattgaatttgggattcccaaaaatttcggtttgggaatcgggacaagggtttcggtatgggatcccataccgaaccacccctagtgAATATTACTATGATTGACTTCTTaaagtaaaattttgattttttattaaaatgaatagtattgagagtttttcgttaaagtttccatAAAAGTAACTCTTACACCAAATAATACCAGCATACAAccgaataaaataaaaaatacaaaaaatcttATACTTTTGTAAACTGCTTTTAGAGAACGCCGATTAAAATTACGCCCCCAATGGATAAGCACGTCAATTTTCGAATTGCCCAATGATTGTTTTACACAGTAAATATTCCAAAAGTCACAAAGTGGTTTAAAAATTCAACGGGGTTCTACCTACACAATTTTTCCACAATAAAATTCTAACAGCAGCATGAGTTTGTTTTGCTTCAAGTTGATCATTTGCGGGCTTCAACCTTCTTCTGTTCTCTAGCTGAAACAATTGGGAGTTGAGCAATTACAGTCCCTGAAGATCCAGAACAAGAGAAATCGAcacgaaaaaaaagaaaaaacggaacaaagaaacaaagaaacaagcaatAAGTTGTGCTGGTCTCAGAAACATTACcagctttttcttcttctctattttAGCAGCTTCCGCCCTTTGCTCTCGTATAAGCGCTAAACGCTCTGCATGATCAACAAAATGATATCAACAAGAAATTCCAAACTATAGCAGTGAAAGTGCAAATCCAGCCCATAGGAGCCTCTTGTTCTTCTCTAAAGAACCCATATCTAACAAGCCTTTTCAGCAGTAAAATGTGCAGCAAAAAATATTGACGAGATTGTAACTCGACAACAAAAATTACGAGGCAAGCTGCAAGCCAATCCATACGTCAGCTAACAACCGTGTCTTGAATCAGAGAGATTCTAACATGTAGCCGGTTGTATATCTCCTTATTAGTATCTCTCTCATCACGTGAATGTGCGACGTGATGAGAGAGACACTAATAGTTACTCTTTGCAAACCATAATCACGACAAAATACCTAAATCTTTCCTTGCTTGTTCAGTTTTTCCCTGTTCTAGCAGCCTCATATATCTCTCGCGGGCTCTCTGTTTCTCCAATTCTTCTCTgaaaacaaatgaacaaaaattgaGGATGTCAAAACCGATTAGGATAAAAGAAGAAATACGAATAGAACTTATAATCCACGGACAAACCTTTCACGCCTTGAGAGTTCAGTTGTCGTTCCCATCTGTAGAGAAAATAACAAATATTACTCTTTCACAAAATCCACTATCAGAATTCACAGCCATTGTCAAAGTAAATTGCAGAACTTACATCAACGTCTTGAGCTTTCATGGTCTTCGGCTTTACCAAATTcggattttcaatctcaataaTCCCTTGGATCCCCTTCTTCTTCTGATAACATTATTTGGCAGCACATTTTTAATCAAAAAGACATTTTGTGTATGAAAAGTTCATAATAGATCAagctcttttctttatttatttttataccattattttattattgtagcAGAGTCCACAATGATGTTGACATTTCTGTCTGGAAATACATTATTTTACATGATACTATTCAACTTATGCCAATTTGATGCCAACTCTTTATGCTTCCATCATGTTGTCGATGTTATGCAACTCTTCTTCTGTCAAGTTGTTTCAGTACTGTTTATCGCCTTCGATTAGTTCTgcatctctttctctatcttctTTTACTTTGTAGTACATTTCTGctgttttttctttgaaattttaagGCTTCCAGTAAGGCTGATGACTGATTCTTGTCTTATTGTAAatatacatttcttcttcttctgctactAATACCATATCTTACCTAAAATCCTCAAACTCATATAAGGCTAACATTTGGATCCCTTGAAatcttaaaatatttttgtatgaaaGAGTCCACATGTGTGGGGAGATAGAGGATAATCTAAATGATTCTTCTTTAATCATGACTATATGCCTAGCTTTCTCCTTGTGCATATGTGCATACCAATTTGGAGGATTAGTAATAAAACTTATGCAAATTTCTTACGATTTTTCTAGATAGTCTGTGACTTCTTTTATTCTATACAAGTATTGAGTGATAGTATCTTACCCCTTCTTAATAGTTTGTAAATTGGATTTCATTTGGAAAATAATGCTAGTTCTAGAAACAGTTGAGAACTGTTCTTTCAACCTAATCCACAAATCTTTAGAACTAGAGCTACCAATTGCACATGACATAGCAACAGATGAAAGTGTAGCAGTAATTAATCGCATAATGGCAAGATCATGCATCTTCCAGACAACAAAAGCATCACTTTCCACAAAAGAATAAGAGTCAGTAGAGTTTATACTAAAGTCACTAGATTGAGAGGTGTGCTGAACCGGACAAGGATTAGATACATCTACAAATCCCATGACACAATTATTTTTCCAGCATGAGCTGCGATTGGAAGTGCCAATTTAGGTAGTTCAAGTCATCAAATTACACACTCACTGAAATTGGAACTAAAGGAATCAGGGCCGTAATTGGAGATTGAAGAATTTGAAGTTGTGATGCAGTCTTCGTGAAATAGAATGCGACCAACAAAGCTTGATTCTGTAAGAAAATGTCACTAAAGATTCGTCACAAGCACCTGGTGTGCACAAATTGAGAAGATGCAGAAGATCGGTCGAAGATCAAGATCAACCAAAACCTAGATTGAGAGGGTTTCAAGAAGATGAGCTGAATTGCAGTGGCAAAAACCACAATTCAGAGAAGACGAATACCAAATCTTGGTGAGCGGAAGCAGAGAAAAGGATCGAAAGATCACGCGTGAGCTACGAAGGCAATCAATACCATGTTAACCAATATATGATGAAGATCTTGATGAAcacagagagagaaaaagacagggaaattGAGGGAACTGAATATTCTTATTATGTTTTCTTAACAACCAAGTAATACATGGGAAGTAGTGTTTATACTTCTCTTAGAACAAACTTATCTAACCACCTAACTAATCAAACCATATAATCTCAGTACAAGGGGGCACACTCTTAACCGTCATTACTAAAACTCTATCAAACTTTACTAATTTAAGCCAAGCAGCGCATGCAGCTTCTCCACAAAACTGTCAATATAGGAGTTCTCAAGCCCTTTACTGGAAAGAAACTCCCTCCACTTTGCATGGTTTCTCCTCACTTCCTTTCCCACCTCGCTCTCCTCATCCATCACATCTCTCACAGCCTTGCAAACACCCTCCTTCGTAAAAACCCCGTCTTCCTCTCCTTTCTCAACCTCCACTCCAACTCTCAGATCACGACCCATCACTCTTGCAATGGCTAGCTGATCCGCCACGTTTGGCAGCAGAACAAGCTGGCACTCGCTCACCAGCCCCTCCATCAACGACGATGGACCGCAATGCGTCACGAAGCACCCAACAGAAGGGTGCTTCAACATCAATGGCTGCTGCACCCAACCCCAACTCACAACCCCTCTTCCTTTTACCCTCCCTTCAAACCCTTCTGGCAACGCTGACTCGATCGCTTCAACTCCCATCGGCGGCTTCAGTGCAGCGAAGAAGGGTAAACCCGTGAGCTCAAAACCCAACAACAATTCTTGAAACTGATCAATTTTCAGAACGCATTCAGTTCCAAACGCACAGTATATCACGCTTTTGGCTTCGAACCTTTCAAGCCATTTTGCCCACTTCTCGTCCAACTCTGTAG
This region includes:
- the LOC137728543 gene encoding uncharacterized protein, whose translation is MGFVDVSNPCPVQHTSQSSDFSINSTDSYSFVESDAFVVWKMHDLAIMRLITATLSSVAMSCAIGSSSSKDLWIRLKEQFSTKKKGIQGIIEIENPNLVKPKTMKAQDVDMGTTTELSRREREELEKQRARERYMRLLEQGKTEQARKDLERLALIREQRAEAAKIEKKKKLGL